The Anas acuta chromosome 14, bAnaAcu1.1, whole genome shotgun sequence DNA window TGTGCTAGGGGCAGTGCTGTGTGGGACCCGATCCATGCTCCTTGGCACCCCgcagcacctcccagccccgtgCGCCCAGGTGGAGGCAGGGCACCCGCAGGTCCTCGGGGGGTTCCGACCTGCCCGCCTCCCACTGCGCAGCTTTCAAGGACTCCACTTGATCGCTTTGGCGCCTGCCAACCTGCTGATGGGATCTATATTTAGAGGCTTTGACAACAACAGGAAGGTCTCACCCACTCCTGGGGGGAGGCAGATGGGCAGGAGTGGAAAACAGCTCTGGGGTTGGGGAAAACAGCTCTGGGGTTGGGGAAAACAGCTCTGGGGTTGGGGAAAAGAGCCCTGGGATTGGGGACTGGGCTTGCCGAACATGCAGGCAAGGGCTGGAGGAAGTGAAGATCAAAGTGAATTTAGGATCCTTCCAGCACGTTGGCCTGCTCCTTCCAGCCTCTAGGAACCCCCCATGATGACACTGCCCCAAGGTCCGTGTGTGCTGCCCGGccacctctccttccttcctccttccctacATCCCTACATCTCTCTATTCCTCCACCCCTCCCTCCGTCCCtccatgcaggagcagcagagggtgGGGGGCTCAGGGTGATTGCCCCATGGGGGAGCTGGAAGCATGGAGCCAAGTGGCCCCAGGGGGTTTGCAGGGCactgcagaggggcagggagggtgAGGAGCAGGACaaggggctggaggcagcgctCTCACAGACCTGCTGcaggggggacacggggcagcCTGTTCGGGGGGCCCCATTGCTCCCAGCTTGGGTGGTGGGGACGGGACCCCCCTGCCAGCTCAGGAGATGTCACCTGCAAAGCGTGAGAGCTCGGGGACAGGGCAATGCCCTCCCCTAGCCCGGTGACATTTGGGACACCGGATGCTTTGGTGCACAGGGGCAGCAcgggccccgcgccccccccatCCGTGGGGCTGGCTGACATCGCTCGCTGCTGAACTAAtctctcccccagcagcagcttcccgTTTCCTTTCCAATCCCTGCACTGGGGCCAGGCAGGAAGAGCCGGCCAGATGCACTCTCCTGGGGGGCcgcagcccccgctgcccgcGCCCCCATAATCCCAGCAAGGGCACCCAGGGGGGCTCCggtccccccacaccccctcttggcaccctgcctgccccctcCCTCACTCAGGGGATACTGGCATGTGGCCCCTTGCTGGGGAAACCATCAGCGAGgtgtttttggggtgaaaaTGTCATGCTGGGGGTCCAGCACCCCAGAAAGTTGGGGGtgtccccttcccagccccacggGTATCACAAGGCCCCCCAGGCCTTTGATGCTGGGAGCTCGGTCACAGCCCGGTGCTGGCTGCGggtccctgtccctgccaccCCTCCTGTCCTCCCCGTGCACCCGGTGCCACCGTCACCCTGGACATTTGGGGCAGCATCACGGGCTGGGTACCAGGGActcccccccagcctcctggcgctcaggcagcagctcctcacccCTACTGAGGGCTGGctggaaatcacagaaaattcactgaaaatgcCCCcgcagcagaagctgcagcctGGTTATGGAAGAGAAACACCAGGGGAGCAAGGGGAGGCTGCGACCATGCGGGGTGGTCTTCATCTCAGTGCCTTGCAGGGTCTGGGTGCCCATcagggcagcacccaggggagtTTATCCCACAGGGGACATGGGTGATGCCATGGGGTGGCTAAAGGGGGACAGCGAGCATCTGTGCCCAGTTTGCTGGGGTGGGCGGCTGGGTGAGATGGGGAGAAGCACAGAAGAGGCAGCACAAGGCACAGTGAGCACAGGGCACTcagagggaggctgggggatCAGAGGGACCCCAAACCCCCGGGGGCTGGTGGCTCTGCAGGCCCTGGGGGTTATCCTCATGGGGGCCACCACGTCCTGGCCCATGTCCCCTACCCTTAACCTTGCTGGGACAGGTCTCGGGCCCAGCCCTGTTGTCAGTGATGTCCCTGTTTGCATCGGCACAGAGCAGGCTGAAACCTCTCCGAGGCAGGAATCCTGCAGCAAACGGGTGGGTGGAAAAATCCAGCACTCGTCAGCTTGTTCCCCCCGCGCCGTCTGTCCAGACAAACTTCCCGCTGTCCGGCGGAAGCCGCCCCGTGCCCACACACACCCACCCGCGGCTGTGCAGATGTGCAGAGCCCAGCATTGCTCCCTCCAGATGTGCAGAGCCCAGCGTCCCCctctctgccccctcccagcccctgcacctGCTGGGTGGGCACCCTGGGATGCTGGCACCCAGCGCAGCCCAGGGGTGCTCGGTGCCCCACGCCGTCCTGCAGCTCGGTGACTGTGCACACACCAACCCCTTTATTGTCGTGCCagaaaccacagcagcagcaaacactaGAGACAGTGAACCTGTCGCCCAGGAGGGAACCTGGGGTGTCCCAGAGATGGGGGTCACACAGAGCCTGGGGGGGGACCTggagcggggctggcagggcaggacCTCGGGACAGAGAGGGACGGTCCcatcctgtgctgctgccaagcCTGGGCAGGTCCCACACAGGAACGTGAGGAGCACACCCTGAAGGTCTCAGAGCAGCAAGACCAagctccttcccaccccagGTTGtctccttcccccttttttttgccTCCCTGGGGCACCCACTCCCACATCCCACTCTGCTACCTGCGTGGGGACATCTCCACAGGCACCAAGTGCATGGGCACCAGGGTGGTCCTGCCCCCTTCCCAGCACCCATGCTGCAGGCTCCCACAGGAGGACAGACGGAGGATTTGGGGGGCACCAGTGCCACGTTCCCACCACCCCCCCTCACTGTGGGGGCCCGTCAGGCCTCGTGGTCGCTGGTGCTCAGGTGGTCCTCTGTCAGCCCGGTCTCATCGATGCGCTCCAGCGAGTCGGcgtgctgcagggagagctcGGCCAGGCTGAGGCTGGGCAGCGTGCTCTGCTCCGGGTACACCCAGGGCTTGTACCCGGGGTCGTGCCTGCGCTTCCACTCGGGGTACTTCAGCCCTGCCTTGTAGATCTTCTTCATCGCCTGCGGGAAGAGCCAGTCCAGCCCGTCACAGCCACCTCACGCTGCACCACTGCTTGCTTCTCCAgggggctgggctgggtttgGGACACCAGCCCCtcggcacccccagccccacggctgcTTTGGGGCCCCACCACCAGCCCCGCGCCCTGCTTACCTTGGGTGCCACGAACTGCGAGACCCGGTTCACCACCCACTTCGGCAGTGACCCTGCAAGAACCAAAGCCTGATCACGGAGCTGAGCTGGAGATGCCACAAGCCTCCAAAATCCCTGCCGGGTGCATTGGCCAAGGTGCAGCGCCCAGTGCTGGACCTACTGCCCCAGGCCGTGCCCTGGAGGGTTCCCCATCCCGTACCTAAAGGGGCTTATAAGAAAGATGGGGCCCTTTGTACAAGGGCCTATattgataggacaaggggtaacgGTTTTAAACTGGAGGAAAGTAGGTTTAGATTCACTCTAATGAGGAAATCCTTCCCTCTGAGGGAGGCGAGGCCCTGGCATGGGCTgcctgaggagctgtgggtgccccatccctgcagtgcccgaggccaggctggatggggctgggggcagcccgggctggtgggagatgtccctgttCATAGCAGGGGTGGCACCGGGTGggctttagggtcccttccaccccaaaCCACTCTGCAGTGCCACGGCTCTCAGCTCTGGAGACCCATCCCCGTGGGAGCATGCCGCAGCATCCCCTCCTGGCTCTCACCTCGGGGGTCCACCTGGGTGAGATAATAGAGGACGCAGGCGCCGGTGCCGTTGGCCTTGATCAGGTAACCGGTCTGCAGGGACACAGCCCTGACAAAATCCTTCCGGGGAGGGAATTTCTGCAAAAAGACCCCACGAGCTTCAGAGCCTGCCCGAGCGGCTGCCCAGGGCTACCCCGGGGCCGCAGGCACCCACCGGGTGCTTGACGCTGTAGTTGAGGATGATGTAGTCATCACCCAGGGGCAGCCAGGAGCGCAGCGTGACAAAATCCCGGTTCTTCAGGGGGCTGGGGCACTTCCCTGCGGAGACACCCGGTTACAGCCCGGCCGGGGGTAcccaggggtgcagggggggggtctgggggctgctcACAGGAGTAGTATCCCACGTCGGCGTTGGCGGTCAGGCGCCCGATGTCGTAGGTCTCGATGACGTGCGAGTCCCACTTCTTGCGGTAGCCGGTGTCATGCAGCACGTCGTAGAGCGTCTCGGCGGGGACGTCCTTGCAGGAGATGCGGGTCTGTGGGGAGACGGGTGGTCAGGTCCCCCTCAAGTCCCCCTGGGGTCCCCCTCGGGTCCCCAGGACTGTGCCCACCCCCGGGGATGGGGTCTTGAGGCTGCTCCTGTTGGCTGGTCTGGCTGCAACCGGAGCCACCCGCGGGCACAGGCCGTGCATTATTGAtggccccatccctgctcctcctggcactGGAGGAAGGAGATGTCATCTGCTCCTCGTTAGAGGCCTTGCATCTTTGATGAGGTGCGCGGCAGCGCCGTGTAATGGGAGACAGCCCTTTGAACGCGGGTGGCAGGTCCCATCAATCTCAGGCCAGCTTTCCCCGGGGTGAGGTGCCTGCCCCgcggggctggagctgtgcccGTGGGGCTCCGTGGGGTGGGAGCACCCAGCCTGTCCTCACCCGGACCTGCTACTGCAGGAGGGACCTACacatcctcctggaagcaacgGGTGCCCCAGTAGGACCACTgcacccccaaaatcccccccctAAAGCGTACTGCccatcctcctgcagcccaaCCAAAATCTGCACCAAGGAGCTGTTGGCAGTGCCCCCGGCTGGGTGATGGCGTGATGTTCAGCCCCCCCGATCCCTCCTGGGACCCCTTCTCTATGGGGCTCAGTGGTGGAAAGGGGAGCTATAATGCTGCATCCTCTGCTGGGCTGTGTTGTTTGAACAGGGCTGGACTTCACCAGGACCCTGCCAGCCTGTCCTGACCACCGTGCCGCagtccctgctgctgtccccacgtCCCTTCTTGTCCTTTGGGTGCCTGCACATGGCTGTGCTTCACCTCCTGTATGGGGAtggagccctgcagcctccttcttgcccttctggATGTGATGTTTGCCTCTTGCTGGTTATCAGGGACCTCCTGCAGTCTCCATGACTTCAGCCAGACCCCTTAGTACCCTTGGGTGCATCCTACACAGTCCTGTGGACTTGTGAATGCCCAGTTGGCTTGTGTGCTGCTCGGTCCTGGCCTGGGAGCTTGCCCTGGCTCACCACCCATCCCACACCAGAGCTGCATCtttgcctctcctcctcctcctcctcttcctcatcacCTTGACCATGATGGGCCTCCATCCACAGCAGCATCGCAATCACCATGTGCCTGCATGCCCAGCTCCtcaaggaatcacagaatgcttgGGGTTGGAGGGAACCTTAAAATCACCTTGTTCCAGCTACTTCCCacgggcagggatgcca harbors:
- the LOC137864240 gene encoding START domain-containing protein 10-like translates to MSRAGEMVYIPDDSDFSSFREQCESLEGWHCHYNKAGITVWSQGQEESCTVQKIKTRISCKDVPAETLYDVLHDTGYRKKWDSHVIETYDIGRLTANADVGYYSWKCPSPLKNRDFVTLRSWLPLGDDYIILNYSVKHPKFPPRKDFVRAVSLQTGYLIKANGTGACVLYYLTQVDPRGSLPKWVVNRVSQFVAPKAMKKIYKAGLKYPEWKRRHDPGYKPWVYPEQSTLPSLSLAELSLQHADSLERIDETGLTEDHLSTSDHEA